The Microbulbifer hydrolyticus genome has a segment encoding these proteins:
- a CDS encoding extracellular solute-binding protein → MQRRAFLHNLAAVGAISCLPISIQRSLAAEAGAVSVDELPKLEGDLTLYLGRGEGGLYENVLEAIRKRNPNLNLQIRRGATAALANSIVAEAKAGVRRADVFWAVDSGAVGLVSDAGLARPLPADLTGQLKPGFRYPQWAPVSGRIRTLPYNTERLTPDQIPDSVMALADSEFAIGWAPAYASFQSFVTAMRLLQGEKATEEWLRGVSRNATSYAGELGVVMAVERGEVDLGFANHYYTLRLKNGKPDAKVDLAFTNNDAGCLVNASGILALSEGDLPINFIRYLLTREVQSYLATEAYEIPLVNGVKPPQGLPPLSTISPPKVDLTQLADLRPTLNLMRRVGVL, encoded by the coding sequence GTGCAGCGCAGAGCTTTTTTACACAATCTGGCTGCGGTTGGTGCTATCAGCTGCTTGCCGATATCGATCCAGCGCAGCCTTGCGGCGGAAGCCGGGGCTGTTTCGGTCGATGAGTTGCCGAAGCTGGAAGGAGACCTCACCCTTTACCTCGGGAGAGGTGAGGGCGGCCTTTACGAGAATGTCCTCGAGGCCATCCGCAAGCGCAACCCCAACTTGAACCTGCAGATCCGCCGCGGCGCTACCGCCGCTCTGGCGAATAGTATCGTTGCCGAGGCCAAAGCGGGTGTGCGTCGGGCAGACGTTTTCTGGGCGGTGGACTCCGGTGCGGTAGGCCTGGTGAGTGATGCCGGGCTTGCGCGACCGCTTCCCGCAGACCTGACCGGCCAGCTCAAGCCCGGTTTCCGGTACCCGCAGTGGGCGCCGGTCTCCGGGCGCATTCGTACCCTGCCGTACAATACTGAACGCCTGACACCTGATCAGATCCCGGACAGTGTGATGGCACTGGCGGACAGCGAATTTGCCATCGGCTGGGCCCCGGCCTACGCCTCTTTCCAGTCTTTTGTCACCGCGATGCGTCTTTTGCAGGGTGAGAAGGCCACGGAAGAATGGCTGCGCGGAGTCAGCCGGAATGCGACCAGTTATGCCGGTGAGCTGGGTGTTGTGATGGCGGTAGAGCGCGGGGAAGTGGACCTGGGATTCGCCAACCATTACTACACCCTGCGTTTGAAAAATGGTAAACCGGATGCAAAAGTGGATCTTGCGTTTACCAACAATGATGCGGGCTGCCTGGTGAATGCCTCCGGTATTCTGGCGCTCTCCGAGGGTGATCTGCCGATAAACTTTATCCGCTACCTGCTGACCAGAGAGGTTCAGTCTTATCTCGCGACTGAAGCCTACGAAATCCCCCTGGTCAATGGTGTGAAACCGCCACAAGGTCTGCCGCCTCTGAGCACCATCTCTCCGCCCAAGGTTGACCTGACGCAACTGGCGGACCTGCGACCCACGCTCAACCTGATGCGCCGTGTCGGGGTTCTATGA
- a CDS encoding ABC transporter permease — MNLRPGRWPASYPLALVIALLAFVPVGVLVGLASDSAQLFDAHNLKVLTNTLLLMLFTVLGSVAIGVPLALITAYVQLPWRKFWLILLAAPLAIPSYIGAFTLYAAFGRGGEIQQWLGLPMPTVNGLAGATLVMTLYSYPFVMLTTRASLLSLDASLVNAARTLGMTIGASLWRVVLPRVVTGIAAGALLVALYSLSDFGTPAIMRLDTFTRVIFVEYNAFGLSQAAMLSLQLLVIVGLVLFLESRVRGSKEKPGRHLTLWPSRGHKLMMALSIAPVTLLAIVLPLLVFGTWLLREGTGGFDATYAWNSAHASFLAALVAVVLAIPVAHAAIAGRAGRFMERLTYFGFGVPGIVMGTALVYVGLQLPLLYQTLALLVLAYVLRFLPLAVGSVRSTAEGLDPSLVKAARLLGASPREAFQRITLPLTLRGMVAGAALVFLEAMRELPATLMLGPTGFETLATYLWRVYEAGYFGRAAIPGLLLVLMSALGLALMLSGERRAEFDVTGK; from the coding sequence ATGAACCTCCGGCCCGGACGATGGCCCGCGTCGTACCCGCTGGCACTGGTGATCGCATTGCTGGCATTTGTGCCGGTGGGCGTGCTCGTTGGGCTCGCTTCTGACAGCGCGCAGTTGTTTGATGCGCACAACCTGAAGGTCCTCACCAATACTCTCCTGCTGATGCTGTTTACGGTACTCGGCTCTGTTGCGATCGGGGTGCCGCTGGCGCTGATCACTGCTTACGTTCAGTTGCCCTGGCGCAAGTTCTGGTTGATTCTCCTCGCCGCGCCACTGGCCATCCCCAGTTATATCGGTGCCTTTACCCTGTATGCGGCTTTCGGGCGGGGTGGCGAAATCCAGCAATGGCTGGGCTTGCCGATGCCCACCGTCAATGGTCTCGCGGGCGCGACACTGGTGATGACGCTCTACTCCTACCCATTCGTGATGTTGACGACCCGCGCATCCCTGTTGAGTCTGGATGCCAGTCTGGTCAACGCGGCGCGTACCCTGGGGATGACAATTGGCGCCAGTTTGTGGCGAGTGGTGTTGCCGCGGGTGGTGACGGGGATTGCTGCTGGCGCCTTGCTGGTTGCCCTCTATTCGCTGTCGGATTTCGGGACTCCGGCGATCATGCGCCTGGACACTTTCACCCGCGTGATTTTTGTCGAGTACAACGCGTTTGGTCTCAGCCAGGCGGCGATGTTATCCCTGCAACTGCTGGTAATCGTGGGGCTGGTGCTGTTTCTGGAATCCCGCGTGCGCGGTAGCAAGGAAAAACCCGGCCGCCACCTCACGCTCTGGCCATCTCGCGGACACAAGTTAATGATGGCGCTGTCGATCGCGCCGGTGACGCTACTCGCCATTGTGTTGCCTCTTTTGGTCTTTGGCACATGGCTGTTGCGCGAAGGCACAGGTGGGTTTGATGCCACTTACGCCTGGAACTCTGCCCACGCCTCTTTCCTTGCTGCGCTGGTGGCCGTGGTACTTGCGATTCCGGTGGCGCATGCGGCGATCGCCGGTCGCGCCGGGCGATTTATGGAACGCCTGACCTATTTTGGGTTTGGGGTACCGGGCATCGTCATGGGTACCGCGTTGGTATATGTCGGGCTGCAGTTGCCGCTTCTTTACCAGACCCTGGCTCTGCTGGTGCTGGCCTATGTGCTGCGGTTCTTGCCGCTGGCGGTTGGCTCCGTGCGCTCTACCGCCGAGGGCCTGGATCCCAGCCTGGTAAAAGCCGCGCGACTACTTGGGGCCAGCCCGCGGGAAGCCTTTCAGCGAATTACGCTGCCACTGACCCTGCGGGGCATGGTGGCCGGGGCGGCGCTGGTGTTTCTGGAGGCAATGCGGGAGTTGCCTGCAACCCTCATGCTCGGGCCGACGGGTTTCGAAACCCTGGCGACTTACTTGTGGCGGGTGTATGAGGCAGGGTATTTTGGCCGCGCGGCCATCCCCGGCCTGTTGCTGGTATTAATGTCTGCGCTGGGACTTGCGCTGATGTTGTCCGGCGAACGTCGGGCGGAATTTGATGTTACTGGGAAATAA